A genomic stretch from Lathyrus oleraceus cultivar Zhongwan6 chromosome 2, CAAS_Psat_ZW6_1.0, whole genome shotgun sequence includes:
- the LOC127119441 gene encoding pyruvate dehydrogenase E1 component subunit alpha, mitochondrial-like: MALSRLSSSSSSIGSNLFKPFSAAFTLNRPISSDTTATLTIETSLPFTAHNCEPPSRSVTTSPSELLSFFRTMALMRRMEIAADSLYKAKLIRGFCHLYDGQEAVAVGMEAGTTKKDCIITAYRDHCTFLGRGGTLLEIYAELMGRRDGCSKGKGGSMHFYKKDSGFYGGHGIVGAQVPLGCGLAFGQKYLKDESVTFALYGDGAANQGQLFEALNIAALWDLPAILVCENNHYGMGTAEWRAAKSPAYYKRGDYVPGLKVDGMDVLAVKQACKFAKEHALKNGPLILEMDTYRYHGHSMSDPGSTYRTRDEISGVRQERDPIERVRKLLLSHDIATEKELKDTEKEVRKEVDEAIAKAKDSPMPDPSDLFSNVYVKGYGVEAFGVDRKEVRVTLP, from the exons ATGGCTCTATCACgtttatcttcttcttcttcttccatcGGATCCAATCTCTTCAAACCCTTCTCCGCCGCCTTCACTCTCAACCGTCCGATCTCCTCCGACACAACCGCCACTCTCACTATCGAAACCTCCCTCCCCTTCACCGCCCACAACTGCGAACCACCTTCCCGCTCCGTCACCACATCACCCTCCGAGCTTCTCTCGTTCTTCCGCACCATGGCCTTAATGCGTCGGATGGAAATCGCCGCCGACTCACTCTATAAAGCCAAACTCATCCGCGGGTTTTGCCACCTCTACGACGGTCAGGAAGCCGTCGCTGTCGGTATGGAAGCTGGAACGACGAAAAAGGACTGTATTATTACTGCTTACCGTGATCACTGTACTTTTCTCGGTCGCGGTGGGACTCTACTTGAGATTTATGCAGAGCTTATGGGAAGAAGAGATGGGTGTTCGAAAGGCAAAGGTGGTTCGATGCATTTTTATAAGAAGGATTCTGGGTTTTATGGGGGGCATGGGATTGTGGGTGCTCAAGTTCCTTTGGGGTGTGGTTTGGCTTTTGGGCAGAAGTATTTGAAAGATGAGAGTGTTACTTTTGCTTTGTATGGAGATGGTGCTGCTAATCAAGGACAGCTTTTTGAGGCTCTTAATATTGCTGCTCTTTGGGATCTTCCTGCTATTTTGGTTTGTGAGAATAATCATT ATGGAATGGGAACTGCTGAGTGGAGAGCTGCTAAGAGTCCTGCTTATTACAAGAGAGGGGATTATGTTCCTGGATTGAAG GTAGATGGCATGGATGTTCTTGCTGTGAAACAAGCTTGTAAATTTGCAAAGGAGCATGCTTTGAAGAATGGGCCCCTT ATTCTTGAAATGGACACCTACAGATACCATGGTCACTCCATGTCTGATCCTGGAAGCACATACCGAACACGCGATGAAATTTCTGGTGTGAGACAG GAGCGTGATCCAATTGAGAGAGTTAGAAAGCTGTTATTGTCTCATGACATTGCTACTGAAAAGGAGCTTAAG GATACTGAAAAAGAAGTCCGAAAAGAAGTTGATGAAGCCATTGCTAAAGCAAAG GATAGTCCAATGCCTGATCCATCTGATCTATTTTCCAATGTATATGTTAAAGGATACGGAGTTGAG GCATTTGGTGTTGATAGGAAAGAAGTGAGAGTTACGTTGCCATAA